From Aliidiomarina minuta, one genomic window encodes:
- the parC gene encoding DNA topoisomerase IV subunit A: MSTMLESEEQLEMHRFTEDAYLNYSMYVIMDRALPNVGDGLKPVQRRIVYAMSELGLSALAKYKKSARTVGDVLGKFHPHGDSACYEAMVLMAQPFSYRYPLIDGQGNWGSPDDPKSFAAMRYTESRLSRFSEVLLSELGQGTSDWIPNFDGTMSEPQVLPARLPHILLNGVTGIAVGMATDIPPHNAREVANACALLLDNPKAELEDLMEFVKGPDYPTDAEVITPAKDLEQIYRTGRGSIKMRATYTIEEGEIVIEALPHHSSGARILEQIAGQMQAKKLPLVADLRDESDHENPTRLVVVPRSNRVDTDQLMAHLFATTDLEKNFRVNLNMLGLDGRPQVKSLVTILGEWLQFRLQTVTRRLQYRLDKVESRLHILEGLLIAFLSIDEVIEIIRTEDKPKPVLMERFKLTATQAEAILELKLRHLAKLEEQKLRGEQDELAKERDKLTTLLSSDRRMKTLIKKELLADAEKYGDDRRSPLVERGESKALSERELAPSEPVTVVLSKKGWVRSAKGHDVDGSGLGYKSGDEFLAAAKGRSNQPVVFIDSSGRSFACEAHTLPSARTHGEPLTGRFSLVSGEVIEQVLMGENEQEYLVGSDAGYGFVTKFSDMQSRMKNGKALLSLPSASRALPPVAVSDFATDQVVVISNEGRMLVFPLADMPQLSKGKGNKMLSIPTTRAKLREEYVSAISVVPAESSVTVLAGKRKLVLKPADLEHYRGERGRRGNKLPRGLQRVDAILAGEH; the protein is encoded by the coding sequence ATGAGTACTATGCTGGAAAGCGAAGAACAGCTTGAAATGCATCGCTTCACTGAAGATGCGTATTTAAATTATTCGATGTACGTGATCATGGACCGGGCCTTACCGAACGTAGGTGATGGCCTTAAGCCCGTGCAACGACGTATTGTGTATGCGATGTCAGAACTGGGTTTGTCGGCACTGGCTAAGTACAAAAAGTCAGCGCGTACTGTCGGTGACGTATTAGGTAAGTTTCACCCTCATGGTGATTCAGCCTGTTATGAAGCCATGGTGTTGATGGCACAGCCATTCTCATACCGTTATCCGTTAATTGACGGACAGGGCAACTGGGGTTCGCCGGATGACCCTAAGTCATTTGCGGCTATGCGTTATACTGAATCCCGTCTCTCGCGTTTCAGTGAAGTCTTGTTATCAGAACTTGGCCAGGGCACTTCGGACTGGATACCCAACTTCGACGGCACCATGAGTGAACCTCAGGTACTACCGGCTCGATTGCCGCACATTCTGTTGAATGGTGTAACCGGCATAGCCGTGGGTATGGCGACTGACATACCGCCGCATAATGCCCGCGAAGTCGCCAACGCCTGTGCCTTGTTGCTGGATAATCCGAAAGCCGAACTAGAAGATTTGATGGAGTTTGTAAAAGGTCCGGACTATCCAACGGATGCTGAAGTCATAACCCCCGCCAAAGATTTAGAGCAGATTTATCGTACCGGTCGTGGCTCGATAAAAATGCGTGCTACCTACACCATAGAAGAAGGGGAGATTGTCATTGAAGCGCTCCCTCACCATTCCTCGGGTGCACGTATTCTTGAGCAAATCGCGGGCCAGATGCAGGCGAAAAAGCTGCCATTGGTGGCTGATCTGCGTGATGAGTCAGATCATGAAAACCCGACTCGTCTGGTGGTCGTGCCGCGTTCCAACCGGGTGGATACTGACCAGTTAATGGCGCATTTGTTTGCTACTACGGATTTAGAGAAAAACTTCCGGGTTAACCTCAATATGCTGGGCCTGGACGGACGGCCCCAGGTGAAGTCGCTGGTGACTATTCTTGGCGAATGGCTGCAGTTCCGTCTGCAGACCGTAACCCGTCGCCTGCAATACCGCCTGGATAAAGTTGAAAGCCGTCTGCATATTCTGGAAGGTTTGTTGATTGCTTTTCTGAGCATCGACGAAGTCATAGAAATTATTCGTACCGAAGATAAACCTAAGCCGGTGCTGATGGAGCGCTTTAAGCTCACAGCAACCCAGGCTGAAGCCATTCTGGAACTGAAATTACGCCACCTGGCCAAGCTTGAAGAGCAGAAGTTACGCGGCGAGCAGGACGAACTGGCGAAAGAGCGGGATAAGCTAACTACCTTGTTAAGCTCAGACCGTCGTATGAAGACTTTGATCAAAAAAGAACTGCTGGCCGATGCGGAAAAATATGGCGATGACCGTCGTTCACCACTGGTTGAGCGGGGCGAGTCCAAAGCGCTGAGCGAGCGCGAATTGGCACCATCTGAACCTGTTACTGTAGTGCTGTCGAAAAAAGGCTGGGTACGTTCAGCTAAAGGCCACGACGTAGATGGTTCCGGATTAGGTTATAAGTCCGGTGACGAATTCCTGGCGGCGGCCAAAGGGCGCAGTAATCAGCCAGTTGTGTTTATCGACTCGTCCGGGCGCAGTTTTGCCTGTGAAGCCCATACCCTGCCTTCCGCCCGCACACATGGCGAGCCCTTAACCGGGCGCTTTAGCCTGGTCAGTGGCGAAGTTATTGAACAGGTATTGATGGGCGAGAACGAACAGGAATATCTGGTCGGTTCTGACGCCGGTTATGGGTTTGTGACTAAGTTCTCGGATATGCAAAGTCGAATGAAGAACGGTAAGGCATTGCTAAGCCTGCCAAGTGCATCCCGGGCATTACCACCAGTCGCCGTGTCTGATTTTGCCACCGATCAGGTGGTGGTGATTTCCAACGAGGGCCGCATGCTGGTCTTCCCATTAGCTGATATGCCACAGCTGAGCAAAGGCAAGGGCAATAAGATGCTAAGCATCCCAACGACCCGCGCTAAGTTGCGCGAAGAGTATGTCAGTGCAATTTCGGTAGTGCCTGCGGAGAGCAGTGTGACCGTATTGGCGGGTAAACGTAAGCTGGTACTGAAACCTGCAGACCTTGAACACTATCGCGGTGAGCGCGGTCGTAGGGGCAATAAACTGCCTCGTGGACTGCAACGGGTGGATGCGATTCTGGCTGGTGAGCATTAA
- a CDS encoding 1-acylglycerol-3-phosphate O-acyltransferase, with amino-acid sequence MLAAVRLLILAILFILVGVFGCLFLILRPFHRNNTAIMAHAFGRMHRVIGLKLEIRVPPEVEKGGPFVFIANHQNSYDILTMSRSLLPGTVSIGKKSLKWVPFFGQVYWLAGNILIDRKNSGKAHGTISSAANAIKERQLSVWMFPEGTRSYGKRLLPFKTGAFHTALQADVPIVPVCMSSTHDQVKLNRWRNGTVILEMMAPISTEGLTKNDVRPLMQQCHEQMDAKIAELDAEVAARDKAIA; translated from the coding sequence ATGTTAGCTGCAGTCAGACTATTAATTTTAGCAATTCTCTTTATTCTGGTTGGTGTGTTTGGGTGTTTGTTTTTAATACTGCGCCCATTCCACCGCAATAACACCGCTATCATGGCGCATGCTTTTGGCCGGATGCATCGTGTTATTGGACTCAAGCTTGAGATACGGGTGCCGCCTGAAGTGGAAAAGGGCGGGCCTTTTGTATTTATCGCCAACCATCAGAACAGCTATGACATCCTTACCATGAGCCGCTCCCTGTTACCAGGCACGGTCAGCATTGGTAAAAAAAGCCTGAAGTGGGTTCCTTTCTTTGGTCAGGTTTACTGGCTGGCTGGAAATATTTTAATTGATCGCAAAAACAGCGGCAAAGCCCATGGCACTATTTCGAGTGCGGCTAATGCGATTAAAGAACGCCAGCTTTCAGTGTGGATGTTTCCGGAAGGTACCCGTAGTTATGGCAAGCGTTTATTACCCTTTAAAACCGGTGCTTTTCATACCGCATTGCAAGCGGATGTGCCGATAGTGCCCGTGTGCATGTCGAGTACCCACGATCAGGTAAAGCTGAATCGCTGGCGTAATGGCACTGTCATTCTTGAAATGATGGCGCCCATTAGCACCGAAGGCCTGACAAAAAATGATGTTCGTCCCTTAATGCAACAGTGCCATGAGCAAATGGATGCTAAAATAGCAGAACTGGACGCTGAGGTGGCAGCCAGAGATAAAGCAATTGCTTGA
- the rraB gene encoding ribonuclease E inhibitor RraB translates to MSDQEFEILDSEQACRAFTRETLNELQEAGAELETVHLIEHHLFSVNFDNLEKAVVELVKKGYEVDDADEVELDDGNTGYCCDILIESPLQQDAINQQTDVIYALVDKFNLEYDGWGTYLPELDDEEDYENENEDEGDDAPVIH, encoded by the coding sequence ATGAGCGATCAGGAATTTGAAATATTAGACAGTGAACAGGCATGCCGTGCTTTTACCCGGGAAACCCTGAATGAACTGCAGGAAGCCGGTGCAGAACTGGAAACCGTGCACCTGATTGAGCATCATTTATTTAGCGTTAATTTTGATAACCTGGAAAAAGCAGTGGTAGAGCTGGTTAAAAAAGGGTACGAAGTTGACGATGCCGATGAAGTTGAACTGGACGACGGCAATACGGGGTATTGCTGTGACATCCTGATTGAAAGCCCATTACAGCAGGATGCCATTAATCAGCAGACGGACGTTATTTATGCGCTGGTGGATAAGTTTAATCTTGAGTATGACGGCTGGGGTACTTACCTGCCAGAGCTGGACGATGAAGAAGATTATGAGAACGAGAATGAGGATGAGGGCGACGATGCGCCCGTCATCCATTAA
- a CDS encoding valine--tRNA ligase: protein MDKTYSPQAIEESLYENWEQAGYFKPDGQGESYCIMIPPPNVTGSLHMGHAFQHTIMDTLTRYKRMDGYNALWQVGSDHAGIATQMVVERKLAAENAPTRHEMGREAFIDKIWEWKAESGGNITQQMRRLGDSVDWERERFTMDDGLSEAVQEVFVRLFEEDLIYRGKRLVNWDPKLKTAISDLEVENHDTQGKLWHLRYPLADGATTADGKNYLVVATTRPETMLGDACVAVHPDDPRYTSLQGKFIDLPLVGRRIPIIADDYVDQEFGTGCVKITPAHDFNDYEVGKKHQLPLINILSDEAHILNAAEIYNTQGEAITDMDESLPAEFAGMERFAARKAVVEALQQADLMEAIEEHTNKVPMGDRSGVVIEPFLTDQWYVRVAPMAKVATEAVEDGQIEFVPKQYENMYFAWMRDIQDWCISRQLWWGHRIPAWYDDAGNIYVGRTEQEVRDKYKLGDTAIRQDEDVLDTWFSSALWTFSTLGWPENTDDLKTFHPTDVLVTGFDIIFFWVARMIMMTMHFLKDEKGQPQVPFKKVYVTGLIRDEEGQKMSKSKGNVLDPLDMIDGISLDGLLEKRTANMMQGKQADKIAKRTRKEFPEGITAHGTDALRFTLTALASTGRDINWDMRRLEGYRNFCNKLWNASRYVLMNTEEHDCGLDGGEIELSLADQWIIERSNQAVAEFRKALDQYRFDQAAAIAYEFTWNQFCDWYLELTKPVIFNGSEAQQRGTRQTLIRTLEKLLRMLHPITPYITEAIWQRVAPVSGIDTSSRKSIMVEPFPQVETEQYPQAMADMEWLKQVIEGVRNIRGEMDISPNKALPLLLQHADETASRRLQQNASFLKALAKLESIDFLSDAEEGPASATALIGKLELHIPMAGLIDKDAELARLDKAIDKANGEIKRVQGKLGNESFVSKAPAAVIDKERAKLAEQEETLATLTQQRAKIAAM, encoded by the coding sequence ATGGATAAGACATACTCCCCCCAGGCCATTGAAGAATCGCTGTATGAAAACTGGGAACAGGCAGGTTATTTTAAGCCCGACGGCCAGGGTGAATCTTATTGCATTATGATACCGCCCCCCAATGTGACAGGTAGCCTGCATATGGGGCATGCCTTTCAGCACACCATTATGGACACCCTGACCCGCTATAAGCGCATGGACGGCTACAACGCCCTGTGGCAGGTTGGTTCTGATCATGCTGGCATTGCCACGCAAATGGTTGTGGAGCGCAAACTGGCCGCTGAGAATGCGCCTACTCGCCATGAAATGGGTCGCGAAGCCTTCATTGACAAGATCTGGGAATGGAAAGCTGAGTCTGGTGGCAATATTACCCAACAAATGCGCCGTTTAGGTGATTCTGTAGACTGGGAGCGCGAACGCTTCACTATGGATGACGGCTTGTCCGAAGCAGTGCAGGAAGTTTTTGTACGCCTTTTTGAAGAGGATCTGATTTACCGCGGAAAGCGCCTGGTCAACTGGGATCCTAAACTGAAAACCGCTATTTCTGATCTGGAAGTCGAAAACCACGATACCCAGGGCAAACTATGGCACCTGCGTTATCCATTGGCCGACGGCGCTACTACGGCTGATGGCAAAAACTATCTGGTGGTTGCCACCACCCGTCCGGAAACTATGCTGGGCGATGCCTGTGTGGCTGTGCACCCGGATGATCCGCGCTACACCTCATTACAGGGCAAATTTATCGATCTGCCTTTAGTCGGCCGCCGCATTCCAATCATAGCCGACGATTACGTGGATCAGGAGTTTGGTACCGGCTGTGTGAAAATCACCCCGGCTCATGACTTTAATGACTACGAAGTGGGCAAAAAGCATCAGTTGCCACTGATCAATATCCTAAGCGATGAAGCGCACATTCTGAACGCCGCTGAAATTTATAATACCCAGGGCGAAGCCATTACCGATATGGACGAAAGCCTGCCAGCCGAGTTTGCCGGCATGGAACGCTTTGCAGCCCGTAAAGCTGTTGTCGAAGCTCTGCAGCAAGCGGACTTAATGGAAGCTATTGAAGAGCATACCAACAAGGTGCCTATGGGCGACCGCTCCGGTGTGGTGATTGAACCTTTCCTGACCGATCAGTGGTATGTGCGTGTAGCTCCTATGGCCAAAGTCGCTACTGAAGCGGTGGAAGACGGTCAGATTGAATTCGTACCTAAGCAATATGAAAACATGTACTTTGCCTGGATGCGCGATATTCAGGACTGGTGCATTTCCCGTCAGCTATGGTGGGGTCACCGAATTCCAGCCTGGTATGACGACGCAGGCAATATCTATGTGGGTCGTACCGAACAGGAAGTCCGTGACAAATACAAGCTGGGCGATACCGCTATCCGCCAGGACGAAGATGTACTGGACACCTGGTTCTCCTCAGCGTTGTGGACGTTCTCCACACTAGGCTGGCCTGAGAACACAGACGACTTAAAAACCTTCCATCCAACCGATGTGCTGGTGACAGGTTTTGACATTATTTTCTTCTGGGTAGCACGCATGATCATGATGACCATGCACTTTCTGAAAGACGAGAAAGGTCAGCCTCAGGTACCCTTTAAAAAGGTCTACGTCACAGGGCTTATCCGTGACGAAGAAGGCCAGAAAATGTCCAAATCCAAAGGCAACGTGCTGGACCCTCTGGATATGATTGACGGCATTTCACTGGATGGCCTGCTGGAAAAACGCACGGCTAATATGATGCAGGGCAAGCAGGCAGATAAAATCGCCAAACGTACCCGCAAAGAATTCCCTGAAGGCATTACTGCTCACGGCACCGATGCGTTGCGTTTCACCTTAACGGCACTGGCTTCAACCGGCCGTGATATAAACTGGGACATGAGACGCCTGGAAGGGTATCGTAACTTCTGCAACAAGCTGTGGAACGCCAGTCGTTATGTGTTAATGAACACTGAAGAACATGACTGTGGTTTGGATGGCGGCGAGATTGAACTGTCATTAGCCGATCAATGGATTATCGAGCGCAGTAACCAGGCGGTGGCAGAATTCCGTAAAGCTTTAGATCAATACCGTTTTGACCAGGCCGCGGCTATTGCTTATGAATTTACCTGGAACCAGTTCTGTGACTGGTATCTGGAGCTGACCAAGCCGGTTATCTTTAACGGCAGCGAAGCCCAGCAACGGGGCACCCGTCAGACCCTGATACGGACCTTAGAAAAACTACTGCGCATGCTGCACCCTATTACGCCTTATATTACTGAAGCTATCTGGCAACGGGTCGCGCCAGTATCTGGTATCGACACCAGCAGCCGTAAGAGCATCATGGTGGAGCCTTTCCCTCAGGTTGAAACTGAGCAGTATCCGCAGGCTATGGCGGACATGGAGTGGCTGAAACAGGTCATTGAAGGAGTGCGTAACATTCGCGGTGAAATGGACATTTCGCCGAACAAAGCACTGCCTTTATTGCTTCAACACGCTGACGAAACTGCCAGCCGTCGGTTGCAGCAGAATGCCAGCTTCCTGAAAGCCCTGGCGAAACTGGAAAGCATCGACTTCTTGTCCGATGCTGAAGAAGGCCCGGCGTCAGCAACTGCTCTGATAGGTAAGCTGGAGCTGCATATCCCAATGGCCGGTTTAATTGATAAAGACGCCGAACTGGCACGTCTGGACAAGGCAATCGATAAAGCTAATGGTGAAATCAAACGGGTGCAGGGCAAGCTAGGTAACGAGAGTTTTGTCAGCAAAGCGCCGGCCGCTGTTATTGATAAGGAAAGAGCTAAGCTTGCTGAGCAGGAAGAGACGCTGGCAACCTTAACCCAGCAACGGGCTAAGATTGCAGCTATGTAG
- a CDS encoding DNA polymerase III subunit chi, with protein MAQGNFYILDNIAPAQHLEFVCQLVCDQYRDGKRVALMAQDQSQAEALDELLWKLPADAFIPHNLAGEGPASGTPVMINWPDSQQSFQGHRHCLLNLATEVPAQAQQSRHIIDFVPTEEQARIQARERYKHYRKLGFSINTDQAELTTSN; from the coding sequence TTGGCACAGGGTAATTTTTATATACTCGACAATATTGCACCAGCACAACACCTGGAGTTTGTCTGCCAGTTGGTATGCGACCAGTACCGGGACGGCAAACGTGTGGCCCTGATGGCGCAGGACCAAAGCCAGGCGGAAGCGCTGGACGAGTTGTTATGGAAGTTACCTGCCGATGCTTTTATTCCCCATAATCTGGCGGGAGAAGGTCCCGCCAGTGGTACGCCGGTGATGATAAACTGGCCCGACAGCCAGCAGTCCTTTCAGGGCCACCGCCACTGTCTGCTCAATCTGGCCACCGAAGTACCGGCTCAGGCGCAACAAAGTCGCCATATTATCGACTTTGTGCCAACCGAAGAACAGGCGCGCATACAGGCGCGCGAACGTTATAAGCATTATCGGAAGCTCGGTTTTTCGATCAATACCGATCAGGCCGAACTAACCACCAGCAATTAA
- the pepA gene encoding leucyl aminopeptidase, protein MEFNVKSGSPEKQRSACIVVGVFEPRRLSPAAEQLDHISDGYISNLLRRGDLEGKAGQMLLLHNVPNILSERVLLVGCGKERELDERQYKQIIDKTISNLNETGSMEAVCFLSELHVKARDTYWKVRQAVEAANSSLYSFHQLKTKKEEPRRPLRKLVFNVPTRRELSIGERAIQHGLAVAKGVTLCRDAANMPPNICTPIWLAEQAEKVAESYDNLSIERVDREKMEELGMHSYLAVSQGSANPPMMTLMHYKGAADDKAPIVLVGKGLTFDSGGISIKPSEGMDEMKYDMGGAAGVLGAMQSLAELQLPINVVGVLAGCENMPDGKAYRPGDVITTMSGQTVEVLNTDAEGRLVLCDALTYVERFNPETVIDMATLTGACVIALGSHASAVLSSHNPLAHELINAGEQSSDRAWRLPLWDEYQDMLDSPFADMTNLGGRPAGTITAACFLSRFTKKYNWAHMDIAGTAWNSGKNKGATGRPVPLLTQYLLTKAGAETGE, encoded by the coding sequence ATGGAATTTAATGTCAAAAGCGGCAGCCCGGAAAAACAGCGTTCAGCCTGTATTGTAGTCGGTGTTTTCGAGCCGCGCAGGTTATCCCCCGCTGCCGAACAGTTAGATCATATCAGTGACGGTTATATCAGCAACTTATTACGTCGCGGTGATTTGGAAGGCAAAGCAGGCCAGATGCTGCTTCTGCACAACGTACCTAACATCTTAAGCGAGCGCGTATTGCTGGTTGGCTGCGGTAAAGAACGTGAACTTGACGAGCGGCAATACAAACAGATTATTGATAAGACGATTTCCAACCTGAATGAAACCGGCTCTATGGAAGCGGTATGTTTCTTAAGTGAACTGCATGTCAAAGCCCGCGATACCTACTGGAAAGTGCGCCAGGCGGTAGAAGCCGCGAACAGCAGCCTGTACAGCTTCCATCAGCTGAAAACCAAAAAAGAAGAGCCGCGTCGCCCACTGCGTAAGCTGGTATTTAACGTGCCAACACGTCGTGAACTGAGTATCGGTGAGCGTGCTATCCAGCATGGCCTAGCAGTGGCTAAAGGTGTGACCCTGTGCCGTGATGCGGCCAATATGCCACCTAATATCTGCACCCCAATCTGGCTGGCTGAACAAGCTGAGAAAGTAGCTGAAAGCTACGACAACTTAAGCATTGAACGCGTTGACCGCGAAAAGATGGAAGAGCTGGGCATGCACAGTTACCTGGCGGTCAGCCAGGGCTCTGCCAATCCGCCTATGATGACCTTAATGCATTACAAAGGCGCGGCTGACGACAAAGCCCCTATCGTGCTGGTCGGCAAAGGCCTGACCTTTGACTCCGGCGGTATTTCTATCAAGCCTTCTGAAGGCATGGATGAAATGAAATACGACATGGGTGGCGCAGCCGGTGTGCTGGGTGCCATGCAGTCACTTGCTGAACTGCAACTGCCTATTAACGTAGTGGGTGTGCTGGCTGGCTGTGAAAACATGCCGGACGGCAAAGCTTATCGTCCTGGCGATGTGATCACTACCATGTCAGGCCAGACGGTAGAAGTGCTGAATACCGACGCTGAAGGCCGCCTGGTACTGTGCGATGCACTGACCTACGTAGAGCGTTTTAATCCTGAGACCGTCATTGATATGGCCACCTTAACTGGTGCCTGTGTTATTGCCCTGGGTTCTCATGCCAGTGCGGTGTTAAGCAGCCATAATCCACTGGCTCACGAACTGATCAACGCCGGTGAACAAAGCAGCGATCGCGCCTGGCGCCTGCCGTTATGGGATGAATACCAGGACATGTTGGACAGCCCATTTGCAGACATGACCAACCTCGGCGGCCGTCCTGCAGGTACTATTACTGCAGCCTGCTTCCTATCGCGCTTTACTAAGAAGTACAACTGGGCACACATGGATATCGCAGGTACCGCCTGGAACAGTGGCAAAAACAAAGGCGCAACTGGTCGTCCGGTGCCTTTATTAACCCAGTACCTGCTCACTAAAGCCGGCGCTGAGACGGGCGAATAA
- the lptF gene encoding LPS export ABC transporter permease LptF has protein sequence MRIFRYLTRETFKAQLAVFIVLMTIFISQQFITVLTQATDGEVPAGLIIQVLGLQLPALAALILPISLFLGILMAHGRIYADNEMAVLHACGVSEWYVARVTLVFASVLAVITAVLTIWLGPWAMSQEYQIAERARMEAGVAAIQTGRFQQASSQNAVIFIEGQSGNGRLQEVFVAQLPERLEPGSLRASVVMAESGQVLMDSAGSQTLILENGRRYSQHIYELDHQVMQFDRYEMQIREQEVDEDQRRLEAIPTMELMQRNDSEAHAELQWRIAIPLAMPLLTLIAVPLSRVNPRQGKFARMGPALLIYLGYFLVLMAARRAMADGAIPPEIGLWWIHIGLLIFGVLLIFKGRPIGHRFIARVRGRG, from the coding sequence GTGCGCATATTTCGTTACTTAACTCGTGAAACCTTTAAAGCCCAGCTGGCTGTTTTCATCGTTTTGATGACTATATTTATCAGCCAGCAGTTTATTACTGTGCTTACTCAGGCGACAGACGGAGAGGTGCCAGCCGGACTGATTATTCAGGTGCTGGGGCTACAATTACCGGCTTTGGCTGCTTTGATCCTGCCAATAAGTCTTTTTCTGGGTATTTTAATGGCCCACGGACGTATTTATGCCGACAATGAAATGGCGGTATTGCACGCCTGTGGTGTCAGTGAATGGTATGTCGCCCGGGTGACACTGGTTTTTGCCTCGGTACTGGCGGTGATCACTGCAGTGCTGACCATCTGGCTCGGCCCCTGGGCGATGAGCCAGGAATATCAGATTGCTGAGCGCGCACGCATGGAAGCCGGCGTTGCTGCGATTCAAACCGGTCGCTTCCAACAGGCCAGCAGTCAGAATGCAGTTATTTTTATTGAAGGACAAAGTGGCAATGGTCGTTTGCAGGAGGTCTTTGTTGCGCAGTTACCTGAACGTCTGGAGCCGGGCAGCCTGCGCGCCAGCGTGGTGATGGCTGAGTCAGGTCAGGTACTGATGGATAGTGCTGGTTCACAGACCTTGATTCTGGAAAATGGACGCCGTTATTCACAACATATTTACGAACTGGACCATCAGGTCATGCAGTTTGACCGGTATGAGATGCAAATCCGTGAGCAGGAAGTGGATGAGGACCAGCGACGACTGGAAGCTATACCCACTATGGAATTGATGCAGCGCAATGACTCAGAGGCCCATGCTGAGTTGCAGTGGCGTATTGCTATTCCACTGGCCATGCCTTTGTTGACTCTGATAGCGGTTCCTTTAAGCCGGGTGAACCCGCGCCAGGGCAAGTTTGCCCGCATGGGGCCCGCATTGCTGATTTATCTCGGCTATTTTCTGGTGCTTATGGCTGCTCGCCGGGCCATGGCGGACGGTGCTATACCACCGGAAATTGGTTTATGGTGGATTCATATTGGTTTGTTGATATTTGGCGTACTGCTGATTTTTAAAGGGCGTCCGATAGGACACAGATTTATTGCCAGAGTGCGGGGACGAGGCTGA
- the lptG gene encoding LPS export ABC transporter permease LptG, with amino-acid sequence MFNILDRYIGKTILATTGLSLAVLAGLSALIRFVEQVRAIGRGTYDMMDVLAFVLLSIPRDVEQFFPMATLLGGLIGIGLLASNSELVVMMAAGRSRLNIVSSAMKSAIIMMLAITALGEWVAPQLESQARQLRAQAVSGGSLISGPQGQWAKDGNQFINIGEVQDTGLLQDLTIYQFSAERELERVVRGESAHFIGPDWRVRNVTYTEMGEERIDNYRLASWSWQTGLTPEKLGVLTVRPESLPISGLNSYINYLKANNQDASRYELALWRKILAPLTVAVMLLVALSFIFGPLRSVTMGARVLLGVITGFVFHVANQVFGPIAQVYHLPPVMGAALPSLLFAAAAIYVMHRQKT; translated from the coding sequence ATGTTTAATATCCTTGACCGTTATATAGGTAAAACCATTCTGGCTACTACAGGCCTGAGTCTGGCTGTATTGGCTGGCCTTAGTGCTCTGATCCGTTTTGTTGAGCAAGTGCGTGCTATTGGCCGCGGCACCTATGACATGATGGACGTGCTGGCCTTTGTGCTACTCAGTATACCTCGTGATGTAGAACAGTTTTTCCCCATGGCGACCCTGCTGGGTGGTTTGATTGGCATAGGTTTATTAGCCAGCAACAGCGAATTAGTGGTGATGATGGCGGCAGGGCGCTCGCGTCTGAACATCGTTAGTTCAGCGATGAAGTCGGCTATTATCATGATGCTGGCTATTACCGCTTTAGGCGAATGGGTAGCCCCGCAGCTGGAAAGCCAGGCGCGTCAATTACGTGCTCAGGCCGTATCCGGTGGCAGTCTGATCAGTGGCCCTCAAGGACAGTGGGCAAAAGACGGCAATCAGTTCATTAATATCGGCGAAGTGCAGGATACGGGTCTGTTGCAGGACCTGACTATTTATCAGTTTTCAGCTGAGCGCGAACTGGAGCGTGTTGTGCGCGGTGAAAGTGCCCATTTTATAGGGCCTGACTGGCGTGTGCGTAACGTAACGTATACCGAGATGGGCGAGGAGCGCATTGATAATTATCGGTTGGCAAGCTGGTCCTGGCAAACCGGCCTCACCCCTGAAAAGTTAGGGGTGCTGACTGTACGACCCGAGTCCCTGCCTATTAGCGGACTGAACAGTTATATCAATTATCTGAAGGCCAATAACCAGGATGCCAGTCGTTACGAATTAGCCCTGTGGCGTAAAATCCTGGCGCCATTGACAGTAGCCGTGATGCTACTGGTGGCCTTATCTTTCATTTTCGGTCCGTTACGTTCTGTAACTATGGGAGCCCGGGTATTGCTGGGCGTTATCACAGGTTTTGTCTTCCACGTAGCCAACCAGGTGTTTGGCCCCATCGCGCAGGTCTATCATTTACCGCCTGTAATGGGCGCGGCGCTGCCTAGTTTATTATTTGCGGCAGCGGCTATTTACGTTATGCACCGGCAAAAAACTTAA